In Mytilus trossulus isolate FHL-02 chromosome 14, PNRI_Mtr1.1.1.hap1, whole genome shotgun sequence, a genomic segment contains:
- the LOC134695623 gene encoding stromal interaction molecule 1-like isoform X1, with protein MITRSWPRSPVITTLFIVVTVLLNSLLILCDNSEQGGIKEECDEKDPSCSTDKLSLEAINELHHMIDDDQDGNVNQQESKGFLKEELQYTGGSERVAIFHNNDSLISVDDLWKAWMKSDVYNWTVDDVVHWLESHVHLPQYSATFRAHNVIGRSMPRLAITKGTNTLKTELGIKNGIHRQKISVQAMDLVLFGPPKDGHNVLKDIALILSTFFVVGVSWFAYSQNKRSKCQLERMLREMENLQRADDELKDVQNKLTEAEELQLTVVKEKTKLEMKYQDEIEMAKKEAERLKIAREGSIEEISRLKLAEEELVQVRGALKRAEKELERSQWVTPGALRNWLQLTYEIELDYFNRKKLAADIQFKRAREECEKMSKKRVGIWGSLRVATSSSMDEMDHQIEEARSALEEVKHCLDERLQRWHNIEQICGFPVCTNPGKEKLVQMLQIGVPQNISVDLGFRNVEEGELDEDIPPGYPGTVFMQHTVTNGMVRPPPYPAVNCQPARTNTCNKKKLFRRWSETNMVAQPRYPVPGTSTPLRPHNLPNNLKNSMGQLGSSSSLPRSRTPKKRHSDESHQSDDLSSNSTETPPDTSLPDKPVFHLDNNSPSPESVLQQQHAPPSYQPMKVSQSMNILGNSKHYSDTIGGLGYIKNQDILRQNVPFGKRSQSDANLEKLNNSAHLLTNHSIEEKTKPKEKKKNVFNKLFHKKHKS; from the exons AATGTGATGAGAAAGACCCATCATGCAGTACAGATAAACTGAGTTTGGAAGCCATTAATGAATTACATCATATGATAGACGATGACCAAGATGGCAATGTGAATCAACAGGAAAGCAAAGGG ttTTTGAAAGAAGAATTACAATATACGGGTGGATCAGAACGAGTGGCTATATTCCATAATAATGATTCCTTGATCTCAGTGGATGATTTATGGAAAGCATGGATGAAATCAGATG TATACAACTGGACAGTAGATGATGTGGTCCATTGGTTAGAGTCACATGTACATTTACCACAGTACAGTGCCACCTTTAGGGCACATAATGTCATTGGACGTTCTATGCCTAG ACTGGCTATCACTAAAGGAACCAACACACTGAAGACAGAGTTAGGAATAAAAAATGGAATTCACAGACAGAAAATATCAGTTCAGGCCATGGACTTGGTCCTCTTTGGACCTCCAAAAG atggTCATAATGTGTTGAAAGACATTGCTCTGATTTTGTCCACGTTTTTTGTGGTGGGCGTGTCCTGGTTTGCATATTCACAGAACAAGAGGTCAAAGTGTCAACTGGAGAGGATGCTGAGAGAAATGGAAAATTTACAGAGAGCTGATGACGAACTCAAAGATGTTCAGAATAA ATTAACTGAAGCAGAAGAATTACAACTAACAGTGGttaaagagaaaacaaagttAGAAATGAAATATCAAGACGAAATAGAAATGGCAAAG AAAGAAGCTGAAAGACTTAAAATAGCTAGAGAGGGCAGTATTGAAGAAATATCTCGACTTAAACTAGCTGAAGAGGAACTTGTACAG GTTAGGGGAGCATTAAAGAGGGCTGAAAAGGAGTTGGAGCGATCTCAATGGGTAACACCAGGAGCCCTAAGAAACTGGTTACAACTCACCTATGAAATAGAACTAGATTATTTCAACAGGAAGAAACTAGCAGCTGATATACAGTTTAAGAGAGCTAGGGAGGAG tgtgAAAAAATGAGTAAGAAGCGAGTAGGAATTTGGGGGTCTTTACGGGTAGCTACTAGTAGCAGTATGGATGAAATGGATCACCAAATAGAAGAAGCCAG ATCAGCATTAGAAGAAGTAAAGCATTGTTTGGATGAGAGATTACAAAGATGGCACAATATAGAACAGATCTGTGGCTTTCCTGTGTGTACTAATCCTGGCAAAGAGAAACTTGTTCAGATGTTACAGATAG GTGTTCCCCAGAATATATCAGTTGATTTAGGATTTAGGAATGTTGAAGAAGGAGAACTAGATGAAGACATACCACCAGGTTATCCTGGAACTg TTTTTATGCAGCACACGGTAACTAATGGCATGGTTCGCCCACCACCTTACCCAG CTGTAAATTGCCAACCAGCCagaacaaatacatgtaataagaaAAAGTTGTTCCGAAGATGGTCAGAAACTAATATGGTGGCacagccaa ggtACCCTGTACCAGGAACCAGTACACCATTGAGACCACACAATTTACCAAACAATCTGAAAAATTCAATGGGACAGTTGGGTAGCAGTAGCTCATTACCTAGGTCACGGACTCCAAAAAAGAGACATTCTGATGAGTCACATCAAAGTGATGACCTGTCTAGCAATAGTACGGAGACACCCCCAGATACCAGTCTACCAGATAAACCAGTCTTTCATTTAGACAA CAATTCACCTTCCCCAGAAAGTGTGTTACAGCAGCAACATGCACCACCTAGTTACCAACCTATGAAGGTTTCCCAATCAATGAATATATTAGGGAACAGCAAGCATTACAGTGATACTATCGGAGGACTGGGTTATATAAAGAACCAAGATATTTTAAGACAGAACGTGCCTTTTGGAAAACGTAGCCAATCAGATGCAAACTtagaaaaattgaataattcagCTCATTTGCTTACAAATCATAGCATTGAAGAAAAGACTAaacctaaagaaaaaaagaagaatgtgtttaataaattatttcataagaAACATAAATCTTGA
- the LOC134695623 gene encoding stromal interaction molecule 1-like isoform X3, whose product MITRSWPRSPVITTLFIVVTVLLNSLLILCDNSEQGGIKEECDEKDPSCSTDKLSLEAINELHHMIDDDQDGNVNQQESKGFLKEELQYTGGSERVAIFHNNDSLISVDDLWKAWMKSDVYNWTVDDVVHWLESHVHLPQYSATFRAHNVIGRSMPRLAITKGTNTLKTELGIKNGIHRQKISVQAMDLVLFGPPKDGHNVLKDIALILSTFFVVGVSWFAYSQNKRSKCQLERMLREMENLQRADDELKDVQNKLTEAEELQLTVVKEKTKLEMKYQDEIEMAKKEAERLKIAREGSIEEISRLKLAEEELVQVRGALKRAEKELERSQWVTPGALRNWLQLTYEIELDYFNRKKLAADIQFKRAREECEKMSKKRVGIWGSLRVATSSSMDEMDHQIEEARSALEEVKHCLDERLQRWHNIEQICGFPVCTNPGKEKLVQMLQIGVPQNISVDLGFRNVEEGELDEDIPPGYPGTVFMQHTVTNGMVRPPPYPGYPVPGTSTPLRPHNLPNNLKNSMGQLGSSSSLPRSRTPKKRHSDESHQSDDLSSNSTETPPDTSLPDKPVFHLDNNSPSPESVLQQQHAPPSYQPMKVSQSMNILGNSKHYSDTIGGLGYIKNQDILRQNVPFGKRSQSDANLEKLNNSAHLLTNHSIEEKTKPKEKKKNVFNKLFHKKHKS is encoded by the exons AATGTGATGAGAAAGACCCATCATGCAGTACAGATAAACTGAGTTTGGAAGCCATTAATGAATTACATCATATGATAGACGATGACCAAGATGGCAATGTGAATCAACAGGAAAGCAAAGGG ttTTTGAAAGAAGAATTACAATATACGGGTGGATCAGAACGAGTGGCTATATTCCATAATAATGATTCCTTGATCTCAGTGGATGATTTATGGAAAGCATGGATGAAATCAGATG TATACAACTGGACAGTAGATGATGTGGTCCATTGGTTAGAGTCACATGTACATTTACCACAGTACAGTGCCACCTTTAGGGCACATAATGTCATTGGACGTTCTATGCCTAG ACTGGCTATCACTAAAGGAACCAACACACTGAAGACAGAGTTAGGAATAAAAAATGGAATTCACAGACAGAAAATATCAGTTCAGGCCATGGACTTGGTCCTCTTTGGACCTCCAAAAG atggTCATAATGTGTTGAAAGACATTGCTCTGATTTTGTCCACGTTTTTTGTGGTGGGCGTGTCCTGGTTTGCATATTCACAGAACAAGAGGTCAAAGTGTCAACTGGAGAGGATGCTGAGAGAAATGGAAAATTTACAGAGAGCTGATGACGAACTCAAAGATGTTCAGAATAA ATTAACTGAAGCAGAAGAATTACAACTAACAGTGGttaaagagaaaacaaagttAGAAATGAAATATCAAGACGAAATAGAAATGGCAAAG AAAGAAGCTGAAAGACTTAAAATAGCTAGAGAGGGCAGTATTGAAGAAATATCTCGACTTAAACTAGCTGAAGAGGAACTTGTACAG GTTAGGGGAGCATTAAAGAGGGCTGAAAAGGAGTTGGAGCGATCTCAATGGGTAACACCAGGAGCCCTAAGAAACTGGTTACAACTCACCTATGAAATAGAACTAGATTATTTCAACAGGAAGAAACTAGCAGCTGATATACAGTTTAAGAGAGCTAGGGAGGAG tgtgAAAAAATGAGTAAGAAGCGAGTAGGAATTTGGGGGTCTTTACGGGTAGCTACTAGTAGCAGTATGGATGAAATGGATCACCAAATAGAAGAAGCCAG ATCAGCATTAGAAGAAGTAAAGCATTGTTTGGATGAGAGATTACAAAGATGGCACAATATAGAACAGATCTGTGGCTTTCCTGTGTGTACTAATCCTGGCAAAGAGAAACTTGTTCAGATGTTACAGATAG GTGTTCCCCAGAATATATCAGTTGATTTAGGATTTAGGAATGTTGAAGAAGGAGAACTAGATGAAGACATACCACCAGGTTATCCTGGAACTg TTTTTATGCAGCACACGGTAACTAATGGCATGGTTCGCCCACCACCTTACCCAG ggtACCCTGTACCAGGAACCAGTACACCATTGAGACCACACAATTTACCAAACAATCTGAAAAATTCAATGGGACAGTTGGGTAGCAGTAGCTCATTACCTAGGTCACGGACTCCAAAAAAGAGACATTCTGATGAGTCACATCAAAGTGATGACCTGTCTAGCAATAGTACGGAGACACCCCCAGATACCAGTCTACCAGATAAACCAGTCTTTCATTTAGACAA CAATTCACCTTCCCCAGAAAGTGTGTTACAGCAGCAACATGCACCACCTAGTTACCAACCTATGAAGGTTTCCCAATCAATGAATATATTAGGGAACAGCAAGCATTACAGTGATACTATCGGAGGACTGGGTTATATAAAGAACCAAGATATTTTAAGACAGAACGTGCCTTTTGGAAAACGTAGCCAATCAGATGCAAACTtagaaaaattgaataattcagCTCATTTGCTTACAAATCATAGCATTGAAGAAAAGACTAaacctaaagaaaaaaagaagaatgtgtttaataaattatttcataagaAACATAAATCTTGA
- the LOC134695623 gene encoding stromal interaction molecule 1-like isoform X5, protein MITRSWPRSPVITTLFIVVTVLLNSLLILCDNSEQGGIKEECDEKDPSCSTDKLSLEAINELHHMIDDDQDGNVNQQESKGFLKEELQYTGGSERVAIFHNNDSLISVDDLWKAWMKSDVYNWTVDDVVHWLESHVHLPQYSATFRAHNVIGRSMPRLAITKGTNTLKTELGIKNGIHRQKISVQAMDLVLFGPPKDGHNVLKDIALILSTFFVVGVSWFAYSQNKRSKCQLERMLREMENLQRADDELKDVQNKLTEAEELQLTVVKEKTKLEMKYQDEIEMAKKEAERLKIAREGSIEEISRLKLAEEELVQVRGALKRAEKELERSQWVTPGALRNWLQLTYEIELDYFNRKKLAADIQFKRAREECEKMSKKRVGIWGSLRVATSSSMDEMDHQIEEARSALEEVKHCLDERLQRWHNIEQICGFPVCTNPGKEKLVQMLQIGVPQNISVDLGFRNVEEGELDEDIPPGYPGTGYPVPGTSTPLRPHNLPNNLKNSMGQLGSSSSLPRSRTPKKRHSDESHQSDDLSSNSTETPPDTSLPDKPVFHLDNNSPSPESVLQQQHAPPSYQPMKVSQSMNILGNSKHYSDTIGGLGYIKNQDILRQNVPFGKRSQSDANLEKLNNSAHLLTNHSIEEKTKPKEKKKNVFNKLFHKKHKS, encoded by the exons AATGTGATGAGAAAGACCCATCATGCAGTACAGATAAACTGAGTTTGGAAGCCATTAATGAATTACATCATATGATAGACGATGACCAAGATGGCAATGTGAATCAACAGGAAAGCAAAGGG ttTTTGAAAGAAGAATTACAATATACGGGTGGATCAGAACGAGTGGCTATATTCCATAATAATGATTCCTTGATCTCAGTGGATGATTTATGGAAAGCATGGATGAAATCAGATG TATACAACTGGACAGTAGATGATGTGGTCCATTGGTTAGAGTCACATGTACATTTACCACAGTACAGTGCCACCTTTAGGGCACATAATGTCATTGGACGTTCTATGCCTAG ACTGGCTATCACTAAAGGAACCAACACACTGAAGACAGAGTTAGGAATAAAAAATGGAATTCACAGACAGAAAATATCAGTTCAGGCCATGGACTTGGTCCTCTTTGGACCTCCAAAAG atggTCATAATGTGTTGAAAGACATTGCTCTGATTTTGTCCACGTTTTTTGTGGTGGGCGTGTCCTGGTTTGCATATTCACAGAACAAGAGGTCAAAGTGTCAACTGGAGAGGATGCTGAGAGAAATGGAAAATTTACAGAGAGCTGATGACGAACTCAAAGATGTTCAGAATAA ATTAACTGAAGCAGAAGAATTACAACTAACAGTGGttaaagagaaaacaaagttAGAAATGAAATATCAAGACGAAATAGAAATGGCAAAG AAAGAAGCTGAAAGACTTAAAATAGCTAGAGAGGGCAGTATTGAAGAAATATCTCGACTTAAACTAGCTGAAGAGGAACTTGTACAG GTTAGGGGAGCATTAAAGAGGGCTGAAAAGGAGTTGGAGCGATCTCAATGGGTAACACCAGGAGCCCTAAGAAACTGGTTACAACTCACCTATGAAATAGAACTAGATTATTTCAACAGGAAGAAACTAGCAGCTGATATACAGTTTAAGAGAGCTAGGGAGGAG tgtgAAAAAATGAGTAAGAAGCGAGTAGGAATTTGGGGGTCTTTACGGGTAGCTACTAGTAGCAGTATGGATGAAATGGATCACCAAATAGAAGAAGCCAG ATCAGCATTAGAAGAAGTAAAGCATTGTTTGGATGAGAGATTACAAAGATGGCACAATATAGAACAGATCTGTGGCTTTCCTGTGTGTACTAATCCTGGCAAAGAGAAACTTGTTCAGATGTTACAGATAG GTGTTCCCCAGAATATATCAGTTGATTTAGGATTTAGGAATGTTGAAGAAGGAGAACTAGATGAAGACATACCACCAGGTTATCCTGGAACTg ggtACCCTGTACCAGGAACCAGTACACCATTGAGACCACACAATTTACCAAACAATCTGAAAAATTCAATGGGACAGTTGGGTAGCAGTAGCTCATTACCTAGGTCACGGACTCCAAAAAAGAGACATTCTGATGAGTCACATCAAAGTGATGACCTGTCTAGCAATAGTACGGAGACACCCCCAGATACCAGTCTACCAGATAAACCAGTCTTTCATTTAGACAA CAATTCACCTTCCCCAGAAAGTGTGTTACAGCAGCAACATGCACCACCTAGTTACCAACCTATGAAGGTTTCCCAATCAATGAATATATTAGGGAACAGCAAGCATTACAGTGATACTATCGGAGGACTGGGTTATATAAAGAACCAAGATATTTTAAGACAGAACGTGCCTTTTGGAAAACGTAGCCAATCAGATGCAAACTtagaaaaattgaataattcagCTCATTTGCTTACAAATCATAGCATTGAAGAAAAGACTAaacctaaagaaaaaaagaagaatgtgtttaataaattatttcataagaAACATAAATCTTGA
- the LOC134695623 gene encoding stromal interaction molecule 1-like isoform X4 translates to MITRSWPRSPVITTLFIVVTVLLNSLLILCDNSEQGGIKEECDEKDPSCSTDKLSLEAINELHHMIDDDQDGNVNQQESKGFLKEELQYTGGSERVAIFHNNDSLISVDDLWKAWMKSDVYNWTVDDVVHWLESHVHLPQYSATFRAHNVIGRSMPRLAITKGTNTLKTELGIKNGIHRQKISVQAMDLVLFGPPKDGHNVLKDIALILSTFFVVGVSWFAYSQNKRSKCQLERMLREMENLQRADDELKDVQNKLTEAEELQLTVVKEKTKLEMKYQDEIEMAKKEAERLKIAREGSIEEISRLKLAEEELVQVRGALKRAEKELERSQWVTPGALRNWLQLTYEIELDYFNRKKLAADIQFKRAREECEKMSKKRVGIWGSLRVATSSSMDEMDHQIEEARSALEEVKHCLDERLQRWHNIEQICGFPVCTNPGKEKLVQMLQIGVPQNISVDLGFRNVEEGELDEDIPPGYPGTDIKHLWYPVPGTSTPLRPHNLPNNLKNSMGQLGSSSSLPRSRTPKKRHSDESHQSDDLSSNSTETPPDTSLPDKPVFHLDNNSPSPESVLQQQHAPPSYQPMKVSQSMNILGNSKHYSDTIGGLGYIKNQDILRQNVPFGKRSQSDANLEKLNNSAHLLTNHSIEEKTKPKEKKKNVFNKLFHKKHKS, encoded by the exons AATGTGATGAGAAAGACCCATCATGCAGTACAGATAAACTGAGTTTGGAAGCCATTAATGAATTACATCATATGATAGACGATGACCAAGATGGCAATGTGAATCAACAGGAAAGCAAAGGG ttTTTGAAAGAAGAATTACAATATACGGGTGGATCAGAACGAGTGGCTATATTCCATAATAATGATTCCTTGATCTCAGTGGATGATTTATGGAAAGCATGGATGAAATCAGATG TATACAACTGGACAGTAGATGATGTGGTCCATTGGTTAGAGTCACATGTACATTTACCACAGTACAGTGCCACCTTTAGGGCACATAATGTCATTGGACGTTCTATGCCTAG ACTGGCTATCACTAAAGGAACCAACACACTGAAGACAGAGTTAGGAATAAAAAATGGAATTCACAGACAGAAAATATCAGTTCAGGCCATGGACTTGGTCCTCTTTGGACCTCCAAAAG atggTCATAATGTGTTGAAAGACATTGCTCTGATTTTGTCCACGTTTTTTGTGGTGGGCGTGTCCTGGTTTGCATATTCACAGAACAAGAGGTCAAAGTGTCAACTGGAGAGGATGCTGAGAGAAATGGAAAATTTACAGAGAGCTGATGACGAACTCAAAGATGTTCAGAATAA ATTAACTGAAGCAGAAGAATTACAACTAACAGTGGttaaagagaaaacaaagttAGAAATGAAATATCAAGACGAAATAGAAATGGCAAAG AAAGAAGCTGAAAGACTTAAAATAGCTAGAGAGGGCAGTATTGAAGAAATATCTCGACTTAAACTAGCTGAAGAGGAACTTGTACAG GTTAGGGGAGCATTAAAGAGGGCTGAAAAGGAGTTGGAGCGATCTCAATGGGTAACACCAGGAGCCCTAAGAAACTGGTTACAACTCACCTATGAAATAGAACTAGATTATTTCAACAGGAAGAAACTAGCAGCTGATATACAGTTTAAGAGAGCTAGGGAGGAG tgtgAAAAAATGAGTAAGAAGCGAGTAGGAATTTGGGGGTCTTTACGGGTAGCTACTAGTAGCAGTATGGATGAAATGGATCACCAAATAGAAGAAGCCAG ATCAGCATTAGAAGAAGTAAAGCATTGTTTGGATGAGAGATTACAAAGATGGCACAATATAGAACAGATCTGTGGCTTTCCTGTGTGTACTAATCCTGGCAAAGAGAAACTTGTTCAGATGTTACAGATAG GTGTTCCCCAGAATATATCAGTTGATTTAGGATTTAGGAATGTTGAAGAAGGAGAACTAGATGAAGACATACCACCAGGTTATCCTGGAACTg atataaagcatttgt ggtACCCTGTACCAGGAACCAGTACACCATTGAGACCACACAATTTACCAAACAATCTGAAAAATTCAATGGGACAGTTGGGTAGCAGTAGCTCATTACCTAGGTCACGGACTCCAAAAAAGAGACATTCTGATGAGTCACATCAAAGTGATGACCTGTCTAGCAATAGTACGGAGACACCCCCAGATACCAGTCTACCAGATAAACCAGTCTTTCATTTAGACAA CAATTCACCTTCCCCAGAAAGTGTGTTACAGCAGCAACATGCACCACCTAGTTACCAACCTATGAAGGTTTCCCAATCAATGAATATATTAGGGAACAGCAAGCATTACAGTGATACTATCGGAGGACTGGGTTATATAAAGAACCAAGATATTTTAAGACAGAACGTGCCTTTTGGAAAACGTAGCCAATCAGATGCAAACTtagaaaaattgaataattcagCTCATTTGCTTACAAATCATAGCATTGAAGAAAAGACTAaacctaaagaaaaaaagaagaatgtgtttaataaattatttcataagaAACATAAATCTTGA
- the LOC134695623 gene encoding stromal interaction molecule 1-like isoform X2, whose product MITRSWPRSPVITTLFIVVTVLLNSLLILCDNSEQGGIKEECDEKDPSCSTDKLSLEAINELHHMIDDDQDGNVNQQESKGFLKEELQYTGGSERVAIFHNNDSLISVDDLWKAWMKSDVYNWTVDDVVHWLESHVHLPQYSATFRAHNVIGRSMPRLAITKGTNTLKTELGIKNGIHRQKISVQAMDLVLFGPPKDGHNVLKDIALILSTFFVVGVSWFAYSQNKRSKCQLERMLREMENLQRADDELKDVQNKLTEAEELQLTVVKEKTKLEMKYQDEIEMAKKEAERLKIAREGSIEEISRLKLAEEELVQVRGALKRAEKELERSQWVTPGALRNWLQLTYEIELDYFNRKKLAADIQFKRAREECEKMSKKRVGIWGSLRVATSSSMDEMDHQIEEARSALEEVKHCLDERLQRWHNIEQICGFPVCTNPGKEKLVQMLQIGVPQNISVDLGFRNVEEGELDEDIPPGYPGTAVNCQPARTNTCNKKKLFRRWSETNMVAQPRYPVPGTSTPLRPHNLPNNLKNSMGQLGSSSSLPRSRTPKKRHSDESHQSDDLSSNSTETPPDTSLPDKPVFHLDNNSPSPESVLQQQHAPPSYQPMKVSQSMNILGNSKHYSDTIGGLGYIKNQDILRQNVPFGKRSQSDANLEKLNNSAHLLTNHSIEEKTKPKEKKKNVFNKLFHKKHKS is encoded by the exons AATGTGATGAGAAAGACCCATCATGCAGTACAGATAAACTGAGTTTGGAAGCCATTAATGAATTACATCATATGATAGACGATGACCAAGATGGCAATGTGAATCAACAGGAAAGCAAAGGG ttTTTGAAAGAAGAATTACAATATACGGGTGGATCAGAACGAGTGGCTATATTCCATAATAATGATTCCTTGATCTCAGTGGATGATTTATGGAAAGCATGGATGAAATCAGATG TATACAACTGGACAGTAGATGATGTGGTCCATTGGTTAGAGTCACATGTACATTTACCACAGTACAGTGCCACCTTTAGGGCACATAATGTCATTGGACGTTCTATGCCTAG ACTGGCTATCACTAAAGGAACCAACACACTGAAGACAGAGTTAGGAATAAAAAATGGAATTCACAGACAGAAAATATCAGTTCAGGCCATGGACTTGGTCCTCTTTGGACCTCCAAAAG atggTCATAATGTGTTGAAAGACATTGCTCTGATTTTGTCCACGTTTTTTGTGGTGGGCGTGTCCTGGTTTGCATATTCACAGAACAAGAGGTCAAAGTGTCAACTGGAGAGGATGCTGAGAGAAATGGAAAATTTACAGAGAGCTGATGACGAACTCAAAGATGTTCAGAATAA ATTAACTGAAGCAGAAGAATTACAACTAACAGTGGttaaagagaaaacaaagttAGAAATGAAATATCAAGACGAAATAGAAATGGCAAAG AAAGAAGCTGAAAGACTTAAAATAGCTAGAGAGGGCAGTATTGAAGAAATATCTCGACTTAAACTAGCTGAAGAGGAACTTGTACAG GTTAGGGGAGCATTAAAGAGGGCTGAAAAGGAGTTGGAGCGATCTCAATGGGTAACACCAGGAGCCCTAAGAAACTGGTTACAACTCACCTATGAAATAGAACTAGATTATTTCAACAGGAAGAAACTAGCAGCTGATATACAGTTTAAGAGAGCTAGGGAGGAG tgtgAAAAAATGAGTAAGAAGCGAGTAGGAATTTGGGGGTCTTTACGGGTAGCTACTAGTAGCAGTATGGATGAAATGGATCACCAAATAGAAGAAGCCAG ATCAGCATTAGAAGAAGTAAAGCATTGTTTGGATGAGAGATTACAAAGATGGCACAATATAGAACAGATCTGTGGCTTTCCTGTGTGTACTAATCCTGGCAAAGAGAAACTTGTTCAGATGTTACAGATAG GTGTTCCCCAGAATATATCAGTTGATTTAGGATTTAGGAATGTTGAAGAAGGAGAACTAGATGAAGACATACCACCAGGTTATCCTGGAACTg CTGTAAATTGCCAACCAGCCagaacaaatacatgtaataagaaAAAGTTGTTCCGAAGATGGTCAGAAACTAATATGGTGGCacagccaa ggtACCCTGTACCAGGAACCAGTACACCATTGAGACCACACAATTTACCAAACAATCTGAAAAATTCAATGGGACAGTTGGGTAGCAGTAGCTCATTACCTAGGTCACGGACTCCAAAAAAGAGACATTCTGATGAGTCACATCAAAGTGATGACCTGTCTAGCAATAGTACGGAGACACCCCCAGATACCAGTCTACCAGATAAACCAGTCTTTCATTTAGACAA CAATTCACCTTCCCCAGAAAGTGTGTTACAGCAGCAACATGCACCACCTAGTTACCAACCTATGAAGGTTTCCCAATCAATGAATATATTAGGGAACAGCAAGCATTACAGTGATACTATCGGAGGACTGGGTTATATAAAGAACCAAGATATTTTAAGACAGAACGTGCCTTTTGGAAAACGTAGCCAATCAGATGCAAACTtagaaaaattgaataattcagCTCATTTGCTTACAAATCATAGCATTGAAGAAAAGACTAaacctaaagaaaaaaagaagaatgtgtttaataaattatttcataagaAACATAAATCTTGA